One genomic window of Methanobacterium sp. includes the following:
- the mcrG gene encoding coenzyme-B sulfoethylthiotransferase subunit gamma, protein MSYKPQYTPGETKIAQNRRNHMDPDFEMKTIRSINDEDIVSVLGHRNPGESYKSVHPPLDEMDFDEDLMKDLVEPIPGAKEGGRTRYIQFTDSMYNAPAHPYDRARTYMSRFRGVDTGTLSGRQVIEIRELDLEKISKTLLETEFFDPAKTGLRGATVHGHSLRLDENGLMFDALQRYVYNEETGKVSYVKDQVGRPLDTPVDVGEPLDEDHLKEITTIYRSDNVGMREDKEALEAVLTIHEARTDGGYGLGVFKNDLKAKLGDDK, encoded by the coding sequence ATGTCATACAAACCCCAGTACACCCCTGGAGAAACAAAAATAGCTCAAAATCGTAGGAACCACATGGATCCTGATTTTGAGATGAAAACAATCAGAAGTATTAATGATGAAGATATTGTTAGCGTTTTAGGTCACAGAAATCCTGGAGAAAGCTACAAATCAGTACACCCTCCATTAGATGAAATGGATTTCGATGAAGACTTGATGAAAGATCTGGTAGAACCCATCCCTGGAGCAAAAGAAGGTGGAAGGACCAGATACATCCAGTTTACCGATTCAATGTACAACGCTCCTGCACACCCTTACGACAGGGCCCGAACCTACATGTCCAGGTTCCGAGGAGTGGACACAGGAACCCTATCCGGACGACAGGTTATTGAAATCCGAGAACTGGATCTGGAAAAAATTTCAAAAACATTACTGGAAACTGAATTCTTTGACCCTGCAAAGACCGGTCTAAGAGGAGCAACTGTACACGGTCACTCCCTAAGGCTGGATGAAAACGGACTCATGTTCGATGCTCTGCAGAGATATGTCTACAACGAAGAAACCGGTAAAGTATCCTACGTCAAAGACCAGGTAGGACGACCACTGGACACACCTGTGGATGTAGGTGAACCACTGGACGAAGATCACCTCAAAGAAATCACCACCATTTACCGAAGTGACAACGTAGGTATGAGAGAAGATAAAGAAGCTCTTGAAGCAGTTTTAACTATTCACGAAGCCCGAACTGATGGTGGATACGGATTAGGAGTTTTTAAAAACGATTTAAAAGCAAAACTGGGTGATGACAAATGA
- a CDS encoding 4Fe-4S binding protein gives MIVKEWCMYCGECAGVCPRNLIQVRELTLEFNEKECKDCKICIQVCPVKALEKQVV, from the coding sequence ATGATAGTCAAAGAATGGTGCATGTACTGTGGGGAGTGTGCCGGTGTCTGCCCCCGGAACCTCATCCAAGTGCGAGAACTAACACTGGAATTCAATGAAAAAGAATGTAAAGACTGCAAAATATGTATCCAGGTATGTCCGGTCAAGGCTCTGGAGAAACAGGTGGTTTAA
- the mcrA gene encoding coenzyme-B sulfoethylthiotransferase subunit alpha translates to MNNEKKLFLKALQSKFDEDPKENHTDFYCFGGWKQSPRKREFDEYAKKIEKERGIPFYNPDIGVPLGQRKLMAYKVSGTDTYVEGDDLHFCNNAAIQQLSDDIKRTIIVGMDTAHSVLEKRLGVEVTPETINEYMETINHALPGGAVVQEHMVEVHPGLVGDCYAKLFTGDDNLVDELDSRFVIDINKEFPEEQAKMLKEYIGNKTYQISRVPSLVVRTCDGGTVSRWSAMQIGMSFIAAYKLCAGEAAIADFSYAAKHADVISMGSILPARRARGPNEPGGISFGVMADMVQTSRISEDPAEVTLEVIAAAATIYDQIWLGSYMSGGVGFTQYATAAYTDDILDDFIYYGMEYVDGKYGVVGTEASTEVVHDIAAEVTMYGLEQYDTPALLEDHFGGSQRAAVVSAAAGCSVAFATGNSNAGINGWYLSQILHKEVHSRLGFYGYDLQDQCGASNSLSIRSDEGLIHELRGPNYPNYAMNVGHQPEYAGIAQAPHAARGDAFCVNPLIKVAFADKDLAFDFAHPRKSIAKGALREFLPGGERDLIIPAL, encoded by the coding sequence ATGAACAATGAAAAGAAGCTCTTCTTAAAAGCTTTACAAAGTAAATTTGATGAAGATCCCAAAGAGAATCACACTGACTTTTACTGTTTCGGTGGATGGAAACAATCCCCTCGAAAAAGAGAGTTTGATGAATACGCTAAAAAGATTGAAAAAGAAAGGGGCATCCCATTCTACAACCCAGACATTGGAGTACCACTGGGTCAGCGTAAATTAATGGCTTACAAAGTTTCAGGTACTGACACCTATGTGGAAGGAGACGACCTGCACTTCTGTAACAACGCAGCAATCCAGCAACTCTCAGACGACATTAAAAGGACCATCATCGTGGGAATGGACACCGCTCACTCTGTACTGGAAAAACGTTTAGGTGTGGAAGTTACCCCCGAAACCATCAACGAGTACATGGAAACCATCAACCACGCACTACCTGGTGGTGCAGTGGTTCAGGAACACATGGTAGAAGTTCACCCTGGTCTCGTAGGCGACTGTTACGCTAAACTCTTCACTGGTGACGACAATCTGGTCGATGAACTGGACTCCCGATTCGTAATTGACATCAACAAGGAATTCCCAGAAGAACAGGCTAAAATGCTCAAAGAATACATCGGTAACAAAACCTACCAGATCAGCAGAGTTCCTTCCCTAGTGGTCCGAACCTGTGACGGTGGTACTGTATCCCGATGGTCTGCAATGCAGATCGGTATGAGTTTCATCGCCGCGTACAAACTGTGTGCAGGTGAAGCAGCAATAGCTGATTTCTCATACGCAGCAAAACACGCTGACGTTATATCCATGGGAAGCATTCTCCCAGCACGAAGAGCAAGAGGGCCAAACGAGCCTGGAGGTATTTCCTTCGGTGTAATGGCTGATATGGTACAGACCTCCCGAATATCCGAAGATCCAGCAGAAGTAACTCTGGAAGTTATCGCTGCCGCAGCCACTATCTACGACCAGATCTGGCTCGGTTCATACATGTCTGGTGGAGTAGGTTTCACCCAGTACGCAACCGCAGCTTACACTGACGATATTCTGGACGACTTTATCTACTACGGTATGGAATACGTAGACGGTAAATACGGTGTTGTCGGAACCGAAGCAAGCACTGAAGTGGTTCACGACATAGCTGCTGAAGTAACCATGTACGGACTGGAACAATACGATACCCCTGCTCTCCTGGAAGACCACTTTGGAGGTTCACAGAGAGCCGCAGTTGTTTCCGCTGCTGCTGGATGTTCCGTTGCATTTGCAACCGGGAACTCCAACGCTGGAATCAACGGATGGTATTTAAGCCAGATACTCCACAAAGAAGTACACAGCAGACTCGGTTTCTACGGTTACGACCTACAAGACCAGTGTGGAGCATCCAACTCTCTTTCCATCAGGAGTGACGAAGGTTTAATCCACGAACTACGTGGTCCTAACTACCCTAACTACGCCATGAACGTGGGTCACCAGCCAGAATACGCAGGTATTGCCCAGGCACCTCACGCAGCTAGAGGAGACGCATTCTGTGTCAACCCTCTGATAAAAGTCGCATTTGCTGATAAGGACCTGGCATTCGACTTCGCACACCCAAGGAAATCCATCGCCAAAGGTGCACTACGCGAATTCTTACCTGGCGGAGAAAGGGACTTAATCATTCCTGCTTTATAA